A stretch of the Filimonas lacunae genome encodes the following:
- a CDS encoding YCF48-related protein, producing MNLSKTYAFLAVILLPALVKSQQKYTVSLLDSGRSVSLRGLSAPSDAVVWVSGNHGNVARSVDGGQHFEWFQVAGFEERDFRDIEAFDADTAVIMAIAEPAQILRTTDGGKHWKIVFTDSTKGMFLDAMSFWGKYGTVVGDPVNGRFFIAHTTDGGLTWNPMHPYMPEAENGEACFASSGTNLHPLKGNLRTTFLGMVTGGLSSRLHLIPFDGTKMAELTTRLPMLQGKESTGANSLTAWKQKWLIVGGDFTQPENMEGNCLISTNGGKNWQKPGTPPNGYRSCVLYLDKNRAITCGLNGIDVSEDEGFHWFSISTRGFHVVQKAKMGNIVYFAGAKGQIGKMLDIKN from the coding sequence ATGAATTTGTCTAAAACCTATGCTTTTTTAGCGGTCATTTTGCTGCCCGCACTTGTAAAAAGTCAGCAAAAATATACGGTTTCACTATTAGATTCAGGTCGCTCGGTTAGTTTACGTGGATTAAGTGCTCCCAGTGATGCAGTGGTATGGGTAAGTGGCAACCATGGTAACGTGGCACGCAGTGTAGACGGTGGCCAGCATTTTGAATGGTTTCAGGTAGCCGGCTTTGAAGAAAGGGATTTCAGAGATATTGAAGCTTTTGATGCCGATACTGCTGTTATCATGGCTATAGCGGAGCCTGCCCAGATTTTACGCACTACCGATGGTGGCAAACATTGGAAAATTGTATTTACCGATAGCACCAAAGGAATGTTCCTGGATGCGATGAGCTTTTGGGGTAAGTACGGTACAGTAGTCGGCGATCCTGTTAACGGACGTTTTTTTATCGCTCATACAACAGACGGTGGCCTTACCTGGAATCCCATGCATCCTTATATGCCCGAAGCAGAAAATGGGGAAGCCTGTTTTGCATCCAGTGGTACTAACCTGCATCCATTGAAAGGGAATTTAAGAACCACTTTCCTGGGAATGGTTACCGGTGGCTTAAGCAGCAGACTACACTTAATTCCTTTTGATGGAACTAAAATGGCTGAATTAACTACCAGGCTGCCCATGTTACAAGGTAAAGAAAGCACAGGGGCCAATTCTTTAACAGCCTGGAAACAAAAATGGTTAATTGTAGGAGGAGATTTTACACAACCTGAAAATATGGAAGGCAATTGCCTTATTTCTACTAACGGTGGGAAAAACTGGCAAAAGCCGGGCACACCACCTAATGGATATCGCAGTTGTGTGTTATACCTTGATAAGAATCGCGCCATCACATGTGGACTGAATGGAATTGATGTTAGTGAAGATGAAGGTTTTCATTGGTTTTCTATCTCTACCCGTGGATTTCATGTAGTTCAAAAAGCCAAAATGGGCAATATCGTATACTTCGCAGGAGCTAAGGGACAAATAGGAAAAATGTTGGATATTAAAAATTAA
- a CDS encoding tRNA threonylcarbamoyladenosine dehydratase — MIPYWLSRMQLLLGDEKVTQLMNSHVLVAGLGGVGGICAEMIARAGVGKMTIVDGDVVDLSNGNRQIPALHSTAGKLKAEVMAQRLQDINPALQLEIIPAYQEDTQMEALVTRHKFDYAVDCIDTLGPKVAFIKACVENGVPVVSSMGAGGKVDPSKAEIADISESHDCKLAKYVRKRLHEHGIYKGITVVFSAEEIDTDKVIVTEKAFPKKSLIGTISYMPAIFGCMVASVVIRNLYQQAGIAIEDAV; from the coding sequence ATGATACCTTACTGGTTAAGCCGCATGCAATTATTGCTGGGTGATGAAAAAGTAACGCAACTAATGAACAGTCATGTGCTGGTGGCAGGCCTGGGGGGCGTAGGAGGCATTTGCGCCGAAATGATTGCCAGGGCCGGTGTTGGTAAAATGACCATAGTGGATGGTGATGTGGTAGACCTGAGTAACGGTAACAGGCAAATTCCTGCATTACACAGTACAGCTGGCAAACTAAAAGCCGAAGTAATGGCGCAACGGTTACAGGATATAAACCCTGCTTTACAACTGGAAATTATACCTGCTTACCAGGAAGACACCCAGATGGAAGCACTGGTAACCCGTCATAAATTTGATTACGCAGTGGATTGCATTGATACTTTAGGTCCTAAAGTAGCTTTCATTAAAGCTTGTGTAGAAAATGGAGTGCCGGTGGTAAGCTCCATGGGGGCAGGTGGAAAAGTAGATCCTTCCAAGGCTGAAATTGCCGATATCAGCGAATCGCACGATTGTAAACTGGCCAAATATGTGCGTAAGCGCTTACATGAACATGGCATTTATAAAGGTATTACGGTAGTGTTCAGTGCAGAAGAAATAGACACAGACAAAGTGATTGTAACCGAAAAGGCTTTTCCTAAAAAATCGTTGATAGGCACTATTAGTTATATGCCGGCTATATTTGGTTGCATGGTGGCCAGTGTGGTGATCAGGAATCTGTATCAGCAGGCTGGTATTGCCATTGAAGACGCTGTTTAA
- a CDS encoding YkgJ family cysteine cluster protein, whose protein sequence is MKLTHQLNVIEQAGTEKEAENYQFRQFLYQQNSADIDVIVHELDAAITPQVDCTACGNCCQSLMINVTPVENERLASHLQMPVAEFTQQYIETSLQGDMIVNTIPCHFLQNKCCTVYEYRFQECRTFPGLHLPDFTGRLFSTFMHYGRCPIIYNVTEQLKQRLQWQYQPADTDS, encoded by the coding sequence GTGAAACTTACCCACCAACTGAATGTTATTGAACAGGCAGGAACTGAAAAAGAAGCGGAAAACTATCAGTTCAGGCAGTTTTTGTATCAGCAAAACAGCGCAGATATAGATGTTATTGTGCACGAACTGGATGCAGCCATTACCCCACAGGTAGATTGCACCGCTTGTGGCAATTGCTGCCAAAGCCTGATGATAAACGTAACTCCGGTCGAAAATGAACGGCTGGCGTCGCATTTGCAAATGCCGGTGGCGGAGTTTACACAACAATATATTGAAACCAGCCTGCAGGGCGATATGATTGTGAATACCATTCCCTGCCATTTTTTACAGAACAAATGCTGTACGGTGTATGAATACCGTTTCCAGGAATGCCGCACTTTTCCCGGCCTGCATCTGCCCGACTTTACAGGAAGATTGTTTTCCACCTTCATGCACTATGGCAGATGCCCTATTATTTACAATGTAACGGAACAGCTTAAACAGCGTCTTCAATGGCAATACCAGCCTGCTGATACAGATTCCTGA
- a CDS encoding transglutaminase domain-containing protein, producing MAAMASDEKYSTAKNFIAELAGILTIIPLAPFICRYIPPVMIGQWNFDLVAAVLIAIAVVRVILWLVKPLIIPAFLVVLAVLTYNQVNDKYAFPEIINDYKTLAYQNWMIREEKQPDGLSINPRSFGNPLNKTSQLIKARVTTTDSVVRNFAVKHSLESFDDYETKYGMLTRYLSVFQYINTRFKYVPDSQRDEYFATPRETILNGMGGDCDDHAILMASCLMSIGARCRLVIIRGHMYPELFCGDKAGYDLMQQAVIQFFDKEQIDKIYYHEHDNEYWINLDYTARHPGGRYLNDDVRMVIDL from the coding sequence ATGGCAGCAATGGCATCAGACGAAAAATACAGTACAGCAAAGAATTTTATAGCCGAACTGGCAGGCATTTTAACAATTATACCCCTTGCCCCGTTCATTTGTCGCTATATACCACCGGTAATGATAGGTCAATGGAATTTTGACCTGGTGGCTGCTGTTTTAATTGCCATAGCCGTGGTAAGGGTAATTTTATGGCTGGTAAAACCCCTGATTATTCCTGCATTCCTGGTAGTGCTGGCCGTTTTAACCTATAATCAGGTGAATGACAAATATGCCTTTCCCGAAATTATAAACGATTATAAAACATTGGCTTATCAAAACTGGATGATCCGGGAAGAGAAGCAACCCGACGGTTTAAGCATCAATCCCCGCTCGTTTGGTAACCCATTAAATAAAACCTCCCAGCTGATTAAAGCCCGGGTTACCACTACCGACTCGGTAGTGCGCAATTTTGCCGTCAAACATTCCCTGGAATCGTTTGACGACTACGAAACGAAGTACGGCATGCTTACACGCTATTTATCTGTATTTCAATACATTAACACACGATTTAAATACGTGCCCGATTCGCAGCGGGATGAATATTTTGCCACCCCACGCGAAACCATTTTGAACGGAATGGGGGGAGATTGTGACGATCACGCTATTTTAATGGCCAGCTGTTTGATGAGCATTGGCGCCCGTTGCCGCCTGGTAATTATTCGAGGCCATATGTATCCCGAGCTGTTTTGTGGCGATAAAGCCGGATATGATCTTATGCAACAAGCTGTTATTCAATTCTTTGATAAAGAACAGATTGACAAAATCTACTACCACGAACATGATAACGAATATTGGATTAACCTGGATTATACCGCACGCCACCCTGGCGGCCGCTATTTGAATGATGACGTGCGTATGGTGATTGATTTGTAA
- a CDS encoding DNA topoisomerase IV subunit B, with protein MAEPQKKQAEYTEDSIRSLDWKEHIRLRPGMYIGKLGDGAAPDDGIYVLVKEVMDNCIDEHTMGHGKHIDLFIEERTVTIRDYGRGIPLGKLVDVVSKINTGAKYDSKAFQKSVGLNGVGTKAVNALSSYFKVQSVRDGKLKVAEFEKGNLLKEHKEVSTDEANGTLVSFIADDTIFRNYHYIHEYLDNLLWNYCYLNAGLIINFNGKKYVSRNGLLDLLQRKTNEDELRYPIIHLKGEDIEISLTHNNDYGEDIFSFVNGQYTTQGGTHQQAFREGFVKTIREFYKKDYDAADIRQSIVAAVSVRVQEPVFESQTKTKLGSQYVFEGGPSMKNFIGDFLAKDLDNFLHRNQQVADALKKRIEQSEKERKELSGIRKLANERAKKANLHNKKLRDCRFHYNDEPTGKDKEAVLEKQKGTTVFITEGDSASGSITKARQVETQAVFSLRGKPLNCYGLTKKVVYENEEFNLLQHALNIEDGLEGLRYNRVVIATDADVDGMHIRLLMMTFFLQFFPDLVKRGHVYILETPLFRVRNKQHTHYCYDETEKQAAIKKLGGKPEITRFKGLGEISPEEFERFISADMRLQPVILEQGDHIQQLLEYYMGKNTMDRQEFIINNLRVELDLIEESAAAAIATAGE; from the coding sequence ATGGCAGAACCTCAAAAGAAACAGGCAGAATATACGGAAGATAGTATCCGGAGCTTAGACTGGAAGGAACATATCAGGCTGCGCCCCGGTATGTATATTGGTAAACTGGGAGATGGTGCTGCACCTGATGATGGTATTTATGTGTTGGTGAAAGAGGTGATGGATAACTGTATTGATGAACACACCATGGGTCATGGTAAACACATTGATCTGTTTATTGAAGAAAGAACGGTAACCATACGCGACTATGGCCGGGGTATTCCTTTGGGGAAACTGGTAGATGTGGTTAGTAAAATCAACACCGGAGCTAAATACGACAGTAAGGCGTTCCAGAAAAGTGTGGGTTTGAACGGTGTGGGTACCAAAGCGGTGAACGCGTTGAGCAGTTATTTTAAAGTGCAGAGCGTGCGTGATGGCAAACTGAAAGTAGCCGAATTTGAAAAAGGCAACTTACTGAAAGAGCATAAAGAGGTAAGCACGGACGAAGCCAATGGAACGTTGGTAAGCTTTATTGCGGATGACACCATTTTCCGTAACTACCATTATATACATGAATACCTGGATAACCTGCTGTGGAACTATTGTTACCTGAACGCAGGACTGATTATTAATTTCAATGGTAAAAAATATGTAAGCCGCAATGGTTTATTGGACTTGTTGCAACGCAAAACCAATGAAGACGAGCTGCGTTACCCCATTATTCACCTGAAAGGGGAGGATATTGAAATTTCACTTACGCACAATAATGATTACGGTGAAGATATTTTCTCGTTTGTAAACGGACAGTATACAACCCAGGGTGGTACACACCAGCAGGCTTTTCGCGAAGGGTTTGTAAAAACCATCCGTGAATTTTACAAAAAAGATTACGATGCAGCAGATATACGCCAGAGCATAGTCGCTGCTGTTAGTGTAAGGGTGCAGGAGCCGGTGTTTGAAAGCCAGACCAAAACCAAACTGGGTAGCCAGTATGTGTTTGAAGGTGGGCCAAGCATGAAAAACTTTATAGGCGACTTCCTGGCTAAAGACCTGGATAACTTTTTACACCGTAACCAACAGGTGGCCGATGCGCTGAAAAAGCGTATTGAGCAAAGTGAGAAAGAGCGCAAAGAGCTGAGTGGTATTCGTAAGCTGGCTAACGAGCGCGCCAAAAAAGCAAACCTGCATAACAAAAAGTTACGCGATTGCCGTTTCCATTATAATGATGAGCCTACGGGTAAAGACAAAGAAGCCGTTCTGGAAAAACAGAAGGGCACTACGGTGTTTATTACGGAAGGGGATAGTGCCAGTGGTTCTATCACCAAGGCGCGCCAGGTAGAAACACAGGCAGTGTTTAGCTTACGCGGTAAGCCGTTAAACTGTTATGGTCTTACCAAAAAAGTGGTGTACGAAAACGAAGAGTTTAACCTGTTACAGCACGCTTTAAATATTGAAGACGGCCTGGAAGGCTTACGTTATAACAGGGTGGTAATTGCTACCGATGCCGATGTGGATGGTATGCACATTCGCCTGTTAATGATGACTTTCTTCCTGCAGTTTTTCCCCGATCTGGTGAAGAGAGGACACGTATACATTCTGGAAACGCCGTTGTTCCGGGTGCGTAACAAGCAACATACACATTACTGCTACGACGAAACAGAAAAGCAGGCAGCGATTAAAAAGCTGGGTGGTAAGCCGGAAATTACCCGCTTTAAAGGGCTGGGTGAAATTTCTCCGGAAGAGTTTGAGCGCTTTATCAGCGCCGATATGCGCCTGCAACCGGTAATTCTGGAGCAGGGCGATCATATTCAGCAATTACTGGAATATTACATGGGTAAAAACACCATGGATCGCCAGGAGTTTATTATTAATAACCTGCGGGTAGAATTAGATTTGATTGAAGAAAGTGCTGCCGCAGCTATTGCAACAGCGGGAGAATAA
- a CDS encoding GNAT family N-acetyltransferase, which yields MKPVFRYAALTDLPWVVAVYNSIVAGRMVTADTDEVSVESRLPWFEAHDEKHPLWIVEADGQPVGWVSLQKFYGRPAYDITAEISIYLHESTRGRGLGKIVLQEAIAHSAALGIENLLGFVFAHNIPSMKLFEWAGFSQWANMPGIALLDGEYRSLIILGKKLNTQP from the coding sequence ATGAAACCGGTATTCAGATATGCAGCATTAACAGATTTGCCATGGGTGGTAGCGGTATATAATTCTATTGTAGCCGGCCGCATGGTAACTGCCGATACAGATGAGGTATCGGTAGAAAGCCGTTTACCCTGGTTTGAAGCACATGACGAAAAGCATCCCTTGTGGATTGTGGAAGCAGATGGGCAACCGGTAGGTTGGGTAAGCCTGCAAAAGTTTTATGGCAGGCCTGCTTACGATATCACGGCTGAAATAAGCATTTACCTGCATGAAAGCACACGCGGACGCGGGCTGGGGAAGATAGTGTTACAGGAAGCGATTGCGCATAGTGCTGCATTAGGTATTGAAAATCTGCTGGGATTTGTGTTTGCACATAATATTCCCAGTATGAAGCTGTTTGAATGGGCAGGTTTTTCGCAGTGGGCCAATATGCCGGGTATAGCGTTGCTGGATGGTGAATACAGATCGTTAATTATTCTGGGTAAAAAATTAAATACACAACCGTAA
- a CDS encoding DUF1835 domain-containing protein — protein sequence MIHVVFQEADIAVLEKAIELDAKMAGLVLQIRDDFAVGPLGKVYEAEGFQERKAWWEEVLEYSPYLADFNMTDDRWTVHQLAKYLKEGIYTFQAAEGEEPKVYREEEEAVIWVWMGQNQHDVCGYYWLMSQLKDFQGRVQVLYMNNLPFINEKGGIFYPVNLFEIQPKEFLKAKRLARPITLSEFEVDPDEWKKLCNESAGVRILEGGKKIVSKEVTFYDKDILTAVGSEAGKLNKVISNTLSKMKLKTGDAFLVWRIRQLVAEGKLDVTGDWAKGWKDIVVKPAGMATSSEEQPAEEPAQ from the coding sequence ATGATACACGTTGTTTTTCAGGAGGCTGATATAGCTGTATTAGAAAAAGCTATTGAGCTGGATGCAAAAATGGCCGGACTTGTATTGCAGATAAGGGATGATTTTGCGGTAGGTCCACTGGGCAAAGTATATGAAGCGGAAGGCTTTCAGGAAAGAAAAGCCTGGTGGGAAGAGGTGTTGGAATATTCGCCTTACCTGGCAGATTTTAATATGACAGATGACCGCTGGACAGTACACCAGTTGGCTAAATATCTGAAAGAAGGCATTTATACATTCCAGGCGGCTGAAGGCGAAGAGCCTAAAGTGTACCGGGAAGAAGAGGAAGCGGTTATCTGGGTTTGGATGGGACAAAACCAGCACGATGTGTGTGGCTATTACTGGTTAATGAGCCAGCTGAAAGATTTCCAGGGAAGGGTACAGGTGTTGTATATGAACAACCTGCCTTTCATCAACGAAAAAGGCGGCATCTTTTACCCGGTAAACCTGTTTGAAATACAACCCAAAGAGTTTTTAAAAGCCAAACGCCTGGCACGTCCTATTACTTTAAGTGAGTTTGAAGTTGATCCGGATGAGTGGAAGAAGCTGTGCAATGAAAGTGCAGGGGTGCGTATTCTGGAAGGTGGCAAAAAGATAGTAAGTAAAGAAGTAACTTTTTACGATAAGGATATACTCACAGCAGTAGGCAGCGAGGCCGGAAAATTGAATAAAGTAATCAGTAATACTTTAAGCAAAATGAAGCTGAAAACCGGTGATGCCTTCCTGGTATGGCGTATTCGCCAGTTGGTGGCAGAAGGTAAGCTGGATGTTACCGGCGACTGGGCAAAAGGCTGGAAAGATATTGTTGTTAAACCCGCAGGTATGGCTACCAGTAGTGAAGAGCAGCCTGCAGAAGAACCCGCGCAGTAA